A stretch of the Hippocampus zosterae strain Florida chromosome 18, ASM2543408v3, whole genome shotgun sequence genome encodes the following:
- the nkx6.1 gene encoding homeobox protein Nkx-6.1, with protein MFAASPGMQDTSCRLGGFSPPRLTPPLAALHSMAADVQTPQPRPRSRCQSQSQYPAYPLPSAGAPAAASSCASPATTSPNPGGMAAASSPGLKSTGLGSPQLCSSATPHGINDILNRPSAAPSSAALGVLSALPSRFSSLSPPPPPTPQPPSAGLYFSPAAAAAAAAAAAAAAAMVRYPKPLSDLPGRTPIFWPGVMQGPHWRDARFACSPQQSCVVVDGKDGKRKHTRPTFSGQQIFALEKTFEQTKYLAGPERARLAFSLGMTESQVKVWFQNRRTKWRKKHAAEMASAKQKQDSQTERLKVSTDLEDDEDDDDYDKPLDPDQPPHHHHHHHQHDPSHLNGLLHKHALVVVHAPERGASSSSSS; from the exons ATGTTCGCGGCGAGTCCCGGGATGCAGGACACCTCATGCCGCCTCGGCGGCTTCTCGCCTCCTCGCCTTACCCCCCCGCTGGCGGCCCTGCACAGTATGGCAGCCGACGTGCAGACCCCACAGCCCCGGCCCCGGTCCCGGTGCCAGTCCCAATCCCAGTACCCGGCCTACCCGCTGCCCTCCGCCGGGGCGCCCGCAGCCGCCTCGTCGTGCGCTTCCCCGGCCACCACCTCCCCCAACCCGGGCGGCATGGCGGCGGCGTCGTCGCCGGGCCTCAAGTCGACCGGCCTGGGCTCGCCGCAGCTGTGCTCGTCGGCGACGCCCCACGGCATCAACGACATCCTCAACCGGCCCAGCGCGGCACCTTCCTCGGCCGCCCTGGGGGTCCTGAGCGCCCTGCCCTCGCGTttcagcagcctcagtccaCCGCCGCCACCTACACCTCAGCCGCCCTCGGCCGGACTCTACTTCTCacccgcggccgccgccgccgccgcagcagccGCCGCGGCCGCCGCTGCCATGGTCCGGTACCCCAAGCCACTGAGCGACCTGCCCGGCAGGACACCCATCTTCTGGCCGGGGGTCATGCAGGGGCCGCATTGGAGGGACGCGCGCTTCGCGTGCTCGCCCC AGCAGAGTTGTGTGGTGGTGGACGGCAAAGACGGCAAGCGCAAACACACGCGGCCAACTTTCTCCGGACAGCAAATTTTTGCTCTGGAAAAAACTTTTGAACAAACCAAATATTTGGCGGGACCCGAACGAGCGCGACTCGCTTTTTCTCTGGGGATGACCGAGAGCCAGGTCAAG GTGTGGTTCCAGAACCGTCGCACAAAATGGCGGAAAAAGCACGCAGCCGAGATGGCCTCGGCCAAGCAGAAGCAGGACTCGCAGACGGAAAGATTAAAGGTCAGCACGGACTTggaggacgacgaggacgacgacgactacGACAAACCCTTGGACCCTGACCaacccccacaccaccaccaccaccaccaccaacatgaCCCATCCCACCTCAACGGCCTCCTCCATAAGCACGCGCTCGTCGTCGTGCACGCGCCCGAACGAGGcgcttcatcttcctcctcctcctaa
- the rpl17 gene encoding 60S ribosomal protein L17, translated as MVRYSLDPENPTKSCKSRGSNLRVHFKNTRETAQAIKGMHIRKANKYLRDVVVKHQCVPFRRYNGGVGRCAQAKQFGWTQGRWPKKSAEFLLHMLKNAESNAELKGLDVDSLVIEHIQVNKAPKMRRRTYRAHGRINPYMSSPCHIEMILTEKEQIVPKPEEEVAQKKKVSQKKLKKQKLMSRE; from the exons ATGGTCCGCTACTCTCTGGACCCCGAGAACCCCACTAAGT CATGCAAGTCGAGGGGATCCAACTTGCGAGTCCACTTCAAG aATACGCGCGAGACCGCTCAAGCTATCAAAGGCATGCACATCCGTAAGGCCAACAAGTACCTGCGGGATGTCGTGGTCAAACATCAGTGCGTCCCGTTCAGACGTTACAACGGCGGTGTGGGCAGGTGCGCTCAG GCCAAACAGTTCGGTTGGACACAAGGCCGGTGGCCCAAGAAGAGCGCCGAGTTCCTGCTGCACATGCTCAAGAACGCTGAGAGCAATGCTGAGCTCAAG GGTCTGGACGTGGACTCGCTGGTGATTGAGCACATCCAGGTGAACAAGGCGCCCAAGATGAGGCGACGCACGTACCGCGCCCACGGCCGCATTAACCCTTACATGAGCTCGCCGTGCCACATCGAGATGATCCTCACCGAGAAGGAGCAGATCGTCCCCAAGCCTGAGGAGGAGGTGGCGCAGAAGAAGAAG gTGTCCCAGAAGAAGCTGAAGAAGCAAAAGTTGATGTCACGCGAGTAA